Proteins from one Hydrogenivirga caldilitoris genomic window:
- a CDS encoding cupin domain-containing protein produces MRMFNPECIRDLSQVIEDKVKGVKEIEVIKLNETEYISQFLVFIRTAELPHYHAAHDLTFVVVRGHGELYLDGKREKLSEGDTAFIPRGKVHFYTNTSVVSVLLATFSPSYDGKDSVKVEL; encoded by the coding sequence ATGAGAATGTTCAACCCCGAATGTATCAGAGACTTATCGCAAGTTATAGAAGATAAGGTAAAGGGTGTAAAGGAGATTGAAGTTATAAAGTTAAATGAAACAGAGTATATAAGTCAGTTTCTCGTATTCATAAGGACTGCAGAGCTTCCTCATTATCACGCTGCGCACGACCTCACCTTCGTGGTCGTGAGGGGTCACGGAGAGCTCTACCTTGATGGGAAGAGAGAGAAGCTGAGTGAGGGAGATACAGCCTTCATACCGAGGGGAAAGGTTCACTTTTATACAAACACTTCGGTTGTTTCTGTTCTACTGGCAACTTTCAGTCCCAGCTACGATGGGAAGGATAGCGTAAAGGTAGAGTTATGA
- a CDS encoding chorismate-binding protein, with amino-acid sequence MRLVLSGGWFGEEGLYSCEVKEVIYPQSVEELKDFDGFVILSYELGGRFLELNLKETPLPKIVALKLSQPMRFEAEPKAVHLEPIGMSLSELEFKERVDKVKGYIERGDVYQINLSTKIDFSLQGKPSDLFLQFWERQPVPYGFLLELDDLFVMSGSMELFLEKRGKIICSKPIKGTGKSPDTILASEKERAENLMITDMVRNDIGRVARTGSVRVAELFKVEEYETLCQMHSTVEGETGENFPRIIRETFPPASVTGAPKHRAVQVIDELEPHPRGYYCGAAGFVEADGDFTLSVLIRTAFGGGSELSYFAGCGIVWDSDPDREWKELLLKTKAFYP; translated from the coding sequence GTGAGGCTGGTGTTATCGGGGGGCTGGTTCGGAGAGGAAGGACTTTACTCTTGTGAGGTAAAGGAGGTCATTTATCCTCAGAGTGTTGAAGAGCTTAAAGACTTTGATGGTTTTGTTATACTGTCCTATGAGCTTGGTGGTAGATTTCTTGAGCTGAACCTAAAAGAAACTCCTCTTCCAAAGATAGTTGCCCTGAAGCTTTCCCAGCCTATGAGGTTTGAAGCTGAGCCAAAGGCTGTACATCTTGAACCCATAGGAATGTCCCTATCGGAGTTGGAGTTCAAGGAACGCGTTGATAAAGTAAAGGGGTATATAGAGAGAGGGGACGTCTATCAGATAAACCTCTCCACTAAGATAGACTTCAGTCTTCAGGGGAAACCTTCAGACCTTTTCCTTCAGTTCTGGGAGAGGCAACCTGTTCCCTATGGCTTCCTCCTTGAGCTTGACGACCTCTTTGTTATGTCCGGCTCAATGGAGCTGTTCTTGGAGAAGAGGGGCAAGATAATATGTAGCAAGCCCATCAAGGGGACGGGCAAGAGCCCGGACACCATACTTGCCAGCGAGAAGGAGAGGGCTGAGAACCTCATGATTACGGACATGGTTAGGAACGATATAGGCAGGGTCGCTAGAACGGGGAGCGTCAGGGTTGCGGAGCTCTTCAAGGTTGAGGAGTATGAGACCCTCTGCCAGATGCACTCAACCGTTGAGGGAGAAACCGGGGAAAACTTTCCACGGATAATTAGGGAAACTTTCCCACCCGCCTCTGTAACTGGAGCACCAAAGCACAGGGCGGTTCAGGTGATAGACGAGCTTGAACCCCACCCCAGGGGTTACTACTGCGGTGCCGCGGGGTTCGTGGAAGCCGACGGAGACTTTACTTTGAGTGTTCTCATAAGGACCGCCTTCGGCGGTGGTTCAGAACTCAGCTACTTTGCGGGATGTGGAATAGTCTGGGACTCGGACCCGGACAGGGAGTGGAAGGAGCTTCTCCTGAAGACGAAAGCCTTTTATCCGTAG
- the sreC gene encoding sulfur reductase subunit SreC — MHPPMSLIFFFLTAGTSIGLFIFMYAIEFLKLFGKGQGLPQEVILKLGVLELILIGLGAFGASFHLGHKLRAWKAIKRFRTSWLSREAVFSGAYGFTLLVYLVLNQVGANPFFEHLFGILTFVLGILSGFSTAMIYASNKFVLEWNSSITVIYYLLMYLMLGSTLMAYFSYLYNLPYLGVFIFLSFLFIALAFGFRLAFNIRQFYLKRPTLNEALNLPHNRPMRVIDTGSTTDNYCTEEFFYRRGKEMLSTVIPLAYLITFLVPLFLVLYAWITGTANHWIFGLTYLFVLFGSALERWSFFVEGNHVQNLFYGLYPEQGYTLRKGFMERKETKISLYG, encoded by the coding sequence ATGCATCCCCCTATGTCACTGATATTCTTCTTCCTAACGGCAGGGACGTCTATAGGTCTTTTTATATTCATGTATGCAATTGAGTTCCTGAAACTCTTTGGAAAGGGACAGGGACTCCCCCAGGAAGTTATCCTTAAGTTGGGGGTGCTTGAACTTATCCTAATAGGACTGGGAGCCTTCGGGGCTTCTTTTCACTTAGGACACAAACTCAGAGCCTGGAAAGCCATAAAGAGATTCAGGACTTCCTGGTTATCAAGGGAGGCTGTTTTCAGCGGTGCCTACGGTTTTACACTCTTGGTGTACCTGGTTCTAAATCAAGTTGGAGCCAATCCCTTCTTTGAGCACCTCTTTGGAATTCTCACCTTCGTGCTCGGTATCCTGAGTGGCTTTTCTACAGCGATGATATACGCTTCCAACAAGTTTGTTCTTGAGTGGAACAGCTCTATAACCGTAATCTACTACCTCTTGATGTACCTTATGCTCGGCTCTACGTTGATGGCTTACTTCTCCTACCTGTATAACCTTCCCTATCTCGGAGTTTTCATATTCTTATCCTTTCTATTCATAGCACTTGCCTTTGGCTTTAGACTTGCCTTCAACATACGCCAGTTCTATTTGAAGCGCCCAACCCTAAACGAAGCCTTAAACCTACCCCACAACAGACCTATGAGGGTTATAGACACAGGGTCCACAACCGACAACTACTGCACCGAGGAATTCTTTTACAGAAGGGGTAAGGAGATGCTTTCAACGGTTATACCCCTGGCATACCTTATCACCTTCCTTGTGCCCCTATTCCTGGTACTATATGCCTGGATAACAGGAACCGCAAACCACTGGATCTTTGGGCTAACATACCTCTTCGTACTCTTTGGAAGCGCCCTTGAGAGGTGGAGCTTCTTCGTTGAGGGTAACCATGTTCAGAACCTCTTCTACGGGCTATACCCAGAACAGGGCTACACCCTCAGAAAGGGCTTTATGGAGAGGAAGGAAACGAAGATATCCCTCTACGGATAA
- the sreB gene encoding sulfur reductase subunit SreB encodes MAQFALVIDLNTCVGCHACATNCKEWNTQAAFGPLSDFDPYGAHPEGVWYNRIMTYEMGEFPNTQVFHLPKSCLHCQDAPCVPVCPTGASYKREQDGIVLVNYDDCIGCKLCSWSCPYGCREYDEADKVMKKCTLCIDRIYDESLPPEHRKPACVLTCPARARFFGDIEDPESEVYKVIEERNGFVLFPDMGTNPGNHYLPRIETKINIEEFEKHILKPDNPLFLEVMKRHHVSNKGHVPEEKQVEEVV; translated from the coding sequence ATGGCACAGTTCGCATTAGTCATAGATTTGAACACTTGTGTTGGGTGTCATGCTTGCGCTACAAACTGCAAGGAGTGGAACACCCAAGCAGCTTTTGGTCCCCTATCTGACTTTGACCCTTACGGAGCCCATCCCGAAGGGGTATGGTACAACAGGATAATGACATATGAGATGGGTGAGTTTCCAAATACCCAGGTGTTTCATCTCCCCAAGTCATGTCTTCACTGCCAGGATGCACCCTGTGTTCCCGTCTGTCCAACAGGAGCCTCCTACAAGCGCGAGCAGGACGGCATAGTCCTCGTGAACTATGATGATTGCATAGGGTGTAAACTATGCTCCTGGAGTTGTCCCTACGGGTGCAGGGAATACGATGAAGCGGACAAGGTCATGAAGAAGTGTACCCTGTGCATAGACAGGATTTACGATGAATCCCTCCCCCCTGAGCACAGGAAACCTGCCTGCGTCCTTACCTGTCCTGCAAGGGCAAGGTTCTTTGGGGATATAGAGGACCCAGAAAGTGAGGTGTACAAGGTTATTGAAGAGAGAAACGGATTTGTTCTCTTCCCGGATATGGGAACCAATCCCGGAAACCATTACTTACCGAGGATTGAAACCAAGATAAACATTGAAGAGTTTGAGAAGCATATTTTAAAGCCTGATAACCCTCTCTTCTTAGAGGTTATGAAGAGACATCATGTTTCCAATAAAGGGCATGTGCCTGAAGAAAAACAGGTGGAGGAGGTTGTATAA
- the sreA gene encoding sulfur reductase subunit SreA, producing the protein MEIGGSFYERKYYSTCYMCACRCGIEVYVRNNKVTYIKGNDDHPLNKGVLCAKGSSGIMKEYSPARLRKPLLRTGPRGSGQFKEIEWEEAIEIAAKWIDEARKKNPARVAFFTGRDQMQAINGWFAQQLGTINWAAHGGFCSVNVAAAGLLSTGYSFWEFGDPDFENTKYFMMIGVAEDHASNPFKLGIQEMKRKGGKLVFVNPVRWSYGAIADEWVPVKPGTDGAFIMGIMHVLFKYNLIDWTFLKEQTNAPWLVIQAPGTSKDGLFYRNEEGKPMVYDKKSKSFQPADRIVPDGLEPAFIGVFETPEGFKVRPAFDIFAERLVKEYSPERVEKITGIPAKDIERIAKEMGVIALYEPIELPIEWTDAWGRKHKTMRGRPVSFHIMRGIASHSNGFQTARAVFVLKMLLGCVDVPGGHLAKPPYPKHIEDLPKPVKIRSLKDLKYGETLKGPHLGLPQNPDDLLVDENGKPLRIDRAYSWEFPVAAHGCIQNVIPAAYQRDPYEIDVLIIYMANMAWNSSQNIPYIIQALTAKDAAGNYIIPRIITIDAFYSEQVAYSDLVLPDATYLEQWFALSLLDRPPSVAFGPVDALRQPIVDPKKEGLDVKPWGDVMVELGTKLKLPGFVNEDGTPKYKDFKDFLINWQPRPGIGALAGWRGKNGDKHFVGEPNPKQLEMYTKNKGFFYYRLPEHMRYFRHINKDYLEWAKSVGFIKKTDPIIMNFYVESLQTFRLAGLGLWEGENQPPNDPVIRERLVKYFDPLPFWYPPFEEEVSGNDYPLYAFTARPQWMYHSWDSQNVWLRQISTRNFLYMNPKTAQKLGIKHLDWVWVESRVGRVKCQVFLTEATEPNSVWTWNAIGKMQGTWGLKPEAEEGHEGFLLNHVIPHSIKIGGRELFYGDPVTGHLAWFDTKVKVYRAEDQTPETYPEFRVEPLPYIKERWVDLLRYKP; encoded by the coding sequence ATGGAGATAGGAGGAAGTTTTTACGAAAGGAAGTATTACAGCACATGTTACATGTGTGCTTGTAGATGTGGGATAGAGGTCTACGTTAGGAACAACAAGGTCACTTACATAAAGGGAAATGATGACCACCCTCTGAATAAAGGGGTTTTATGTGCCAAAGGCTCTTCCGGGATAATGAAGGAATACTCCCCCGCAAGGCTTAGAAAACCCTTACTGAGAACTGGACCAAGGGGCTCAGGTCAGTTTAAGGAGATAGAGTGGGAAGAGGCTATAGAGATAGCTGCAAAGTGGATAGATGAAGCACGAAAGAAAAACCCTGCAAGAGTAGCCTTCTTTACTGGAAGGGACCAAATGCAGGCTATCAACGGATGGTTTGCCCAGCAGCTGGGAACCATAAACTGGGCAGCTCATGGAGGCTTTTGTTCCGTGAACGTTGCCGCCGCCGGACTGCTTTCAACAGGCTACTCCTTCTGGGAGTTTGGAGACCCTGACTTTGAAAACACCAAGTACTTCATGATGATAGGTGTTGCAGAAGACCACGCCTCCAATCCCTTCAAGCTCGGAATACAGGAAATGAAGAGGAAGGGCGGAAAGCTTGTGTTTGTGAACCCCGTAAGGTGGTCTTACGGTGCTATAGCGGATGAGTGGGTTCCGGTAAAGCCTGGAACTGACGGAGCTTTCATAATGGGCATTATGCACGTGCTTTTCAAATACAACCTCATAGATTGGACTTTCCTAAAGGAGCAAACCAACGCCCCATGGCTTGTTATACAGGCACCCGGAACCTCTAAAGATGGGCTCTTTTACAGGAACGAGGAAGGCAAGCCCATGGTCTACGACAAGAAGTCCAAGTCCTTCCAGCCAGCGGACAGAATAGTTCCTGATGGGCTTGAACCAGCCTTCATAGGTGTGTTTGAAACTCCGGAAGGGTTCAAGGTAAGACCGGCTTTTGATATCTTTGCGGAGAGACTTGTTAAGGAATACTCCCCTGAAAGGGTTGAGAAGATAACGGGGATACCCGCAAAAGACATAGAGAGAATTGCAAAGGAGATGGGTGTTATAGCCCTCTATGAGCCTATTGAGCTACCTATAGAATGGACAGACGCGTGGGGGAGAAAGCATAAGACAATGAGAGGTAGACCCGTCTCCTTCCACATAATGAGAGGTATAGCTTCTCATTCCAACGGATTCCAAACAGCAAGGGCGGTCTTCGTATTAAAGATGCTGCTTGGCTGTGTTGACGTCCCCGGTGGACACCTGGCAAAGCCACCTTACCCGAAACACATAGAAGACCTGCCTAAACCTGTTAAGATAAGGTCCCTGAAGGACCTAAAATACGGAGAAACCTTGAAGGGTCCTCACCTGGGATTACCCCAAAACCCCGATGACCTGCTGGTAGATGAAAACGGTAAACCTCTTAGAATAGACAGAGCTTACAGCTGGGAGTTCCCAGTAGCAGCTCATGGGTGCATTCAGAACGTCATCCCTGCAGCGTACCAGAGAGACCCTTATGAAATAGATGTACTGATAATCTACATGGCAAACATGGCATGGAACTCTTCCCAAAACATACCCTACATAATCCAAGCCCTTACGGCAAAGGATGCTGCGGGGAACTACATAATCCCCCGGATAATAACGATAGACGCTTTCTACAGCGAACAGGTGGCTTACTCAGACCTGGTTCTGCCCGATGCCACATATCTGGAGCAGTGGTTTGCCCTTTCTCTGCTTGACAGACCACCCTCCGTAGCCTTCGGACCGGTTGACGCACTCAGACAACCAATAGTTGACCCTAAAAAGGAAGGGCTTGATGTCAAACCTTGGGGAGACGTAATGGTAGAGCTCGGAACAAAGCTCAAGCTCCCCGGTTTCGTGAATGAGGATGGAACACCAAAGTACAAGGACTTTAAAGACTTCCTTATAAACTGGCAACCCAGACCCGGCATAGGAGCTCTGGCAGGATGGAGAGGTAAGAACGGAGACAAGCACTTTGTGGGAGAACCAAACCCTAAGCAGCTTGAGATGTATACAAAGAACAAGGGCTTTTTCTACTACAGGCTTCCCGAACATATGAGATACTTCAGGCACATAAATAAGGACTACCTTGAGTGGGCGAAGAGTGTTGGTTTTATAAAGAAGACGGACCCAATAATAATGAACTTCTATGTGGAATCCCTTCAAACCTTCAGACTGGCAGGATTAGGTTTGTGGGAAGGAGAAAACCAGCCTCCAAACGACCCTGTTATAAGAGAACGACTGGTCAAGTACTTTGACCCCCTACCCTTCTGGTACCCGCCCTTTGAAGAGGAAGTAAGTGGTAATGACTACCCCCTCTATGCCTTTACCGCAAGACCTCAGTGGATGTATCACTCCTGGGATTCTCAGAACGTCTGGCTCAGACAGATTTCAACCAGGAACTTCCTGTACATGAACCCGAAGACAGCCCAAAAGTTGGGCATAAAACACCTTGACTGGGTTTGGGTTGAGTCAAGGGTCGGAAGGGTCAAGTGTCAGGTTTTTCTGACCGAAGCAACAGAGCCAAATTCGGTATGGACATGGAACGCCATAGGAAAGATGCAGGGCACTTGGGGACTCAAACCCGAAGCTGAGGAGGGACATGAAGGTTTCCTCCTAAACCACGTCATACCCCATAGCATAAAGATAGGCGGCAGAGAACTCTTCTACGGAGACCCCGTGACAGGACACTTGGCGTGGTTTGATACAAAGGTAAAGGTATACAGGGCAGAAGACCAAACGCCCGAAACCTACCCAGAATTCAGGGTAGAGCCCCTGCCCTATATAAAGGAGCGCTGGGTTGACCTGCTCAGGTACAAGCCTTAA
- a CDS encoding class I SAM-dependent rRNA methyltransferase yields MLQVRVKPGIEDRVRGFFPWIYRPEIASYSRKPKKGELVVVRDFGGKFLGYGYINPEVNIAVRILSFDKEEPINKELIKKRIKEAYNYRKRLYTNSNAFRLIHSEGDLLPGLIVDVYGEYTVIEFTTYGMNKFRDTVIESLVELLRPKGIYEKENLTAKKVEGVNAKEGTVYGNVPEEITIWEHDLKYVINIPQGQKTGFFLDQRNSRRFVRSLVEPGDRCLDVFCHTGGFALNMKKMGAGEVIAVDISGLALEVGRKNEELNGLSGIEWVEANAFDFMRELVSKGEKFDLVVIDPPSFAKNRHAVPNALRGYKELCVRGLKLVKPGGYLAIFSCSFHITEQHLLEVLTQASYDVRRQVRVIAKTFQDKDHPWILQMPNTLYLKGVWVEVV; encoded by the coding sequence ATGCTTCAGGTCAGAGTGAAACCGGGAATTGAGGACAGGGTAAGGGGTTTCTTTCCCTGGATATACAGACCGGAGATAGCGTCTTACTCAAGGAAGCCCAAAAAGGGAGAGCTGGTAGTAGTTAGGGATTTTGGAGGTAAATTCCTCGGCTACGGTTATATAAACCCCGAGGTAAACATAGCGGTTAGGATACTCTCCTTTGATAAGGAGGAGCCTATAAACAAAGAGCTTATAAAGAAACGGATAAAGGAAGCCTATAATTACAGGAAAAGGCTTTACACAAACAGCAACGCCTTCAGGCTCATACACTCGGAGGGAGACCTCTTGCCTGGGCTCATAGTGGACGTCTATGGAGAGTATACAGTAATTGAGTTCACCACTTACGGCATGAACAAGTTCAGGGACACGGTTATTGAGTCCCTGGTTGAGCTTCTTAGACCAAAAGGTATATACGAGAAGGAAAACCTAACGGCAAAGAAAGTGGAAGGTGTCAATGCTAAGGAGGGCACAGTTTACGGGAACGTGCCTGAGGAGATAACCATATGGGAACACGACCTGAAGTACGTGATAAACATACCCCAGGGACAGAAGACAGGCTTTTTCCTTGACCAGAGAAACTCAAGGAGGTTCGTCCGAAGCCTCGTTGAACCAGGAGACAGGTGTCTTGACGTATTCTGTCATACAGGAGGGTTTGCCCTTAACATGAAGAAAATGGGGGCTGGAGAGGTCATAGCGGTTGACATATCAGGGCTCGCCCTTGAGGTTGGGAGGAAGAACGAGGAGTTAAACGGTCTCTCCGGAATAGAGTGGGTTGAAGCGAACGCCTTTGATTTTATGAGGGAACTGGTCTCCAAAGGAGAGAAGTTTGACCTGGTGGTGATAGACCCACCCTCCTTTGCCAAGAACAGACATGCGGTTCCCAACGCCCTCAGGGGTTATAAAGAGCTATGCGTTAGAGGACTCAAACTGGTTAAACCAGGAGGCTATCTTGCGATATTTTCCTGCTCCTTCCATATAACAGAGCAACATCTCCTTGAAGTTCTTACACAAGCATCCTACGATGTAAGAAGGCAGGTCAGGGTGATAGCAAAAACCTTCCAAGACAAAGACCACCCCTGGATACTCCAAATGCCAAACACCCTATATCTTAAAGGAGTGTGGGTTGAGGTGGTGTGA
- the accD gene encoding acetyl-CoA carboxylase, carboxyltransferase subunit beta, producing the protein MGIFDKLFKKKREEENLWTKCPECKTLLYVPDLKRNYKVCPKCDYHFPLSAPERAEFLLDDTGAERLFEDVLPADPLKFKDTKPYRERLKKAQEQTGLTEALVVVKGYMEGKKVVLASMDFGFIGGSMGSVVGERFFRACELSLREGIPLIAVTCSGGARMQEGILSLMQMAKTTLGVGMLKEKGIPYITVLANPTTGGVAASFAFLGDIIIAEPKALIGFAGPRVIEQTIKQKLPEGFQRSEFLLDKGMVDMVVSRRQMKGTLSKLLDLAYYSERCYRS; encoded by the coding sequence ATGGGGATATTTGATAAGCTCTTCAAGAAAAAGAGGGAAGAAGAGAACCTATGGACGAAATGTCCTGAATGCAAGACACTCCTATACGTTCCGGACCTTAAGAGGAATTATAAGGTTTGTCCAAAGTGTGATTACCATTTCCCCCTTTCTGCTCCTGAGAGGGCTGAATTTCTCCTTGACGATACGGGTGCCGAGAGACTGTTTGAAGATGTTCTGCCTGCGGACCCTTTAAAGTTTAAAGATACTAAGCCCTACAGGGAAAGACTTAAGAAGGCTCAGGAGCAGACGGGTCTTACCGAGGCTCTTGTTGTTGTGAAAGGATACATGGAAGGGAAGAAAGTGGTCTTAGCCTCAATGGATTTTGGCTTCATAGGGGGAAGTATGGGTTCCGTTGTTGGAGAGAGGTTTTTCAGAGCCTGTGAACTTTCTCTAAGAGAAGGTATACCCCTGATCGCGGTAACCTGTTCTGGCGGTGCCAGGATGCAGGAGGGTATACTCTCTCTGATGCAGATGGCGAAAACTACCTTAGGGGTTGGGATGCTGAAGGAGAAGGGAATTCCCTATATAACCGTGCTTGCAAACCCTACAACCGGAGGTGTTGCGGCAAGCTTTGCCTTTCTGGGAGACATAATAATAGCGGAGCCAAAAGCTCTGATAGGGTTTGCCGGACCCAGGGTGATTGAGCAGACCATAAAGCAGAAACTTCCGGAGGGCTTTCAGCGTTCTGAGTTTCTCCTTGATAAAGGTATGGTAGATATGGTGGTTTCCAGGAGGCAGATGAAGGGCACCCTTTCCAAACTTCTTGACCTCGCCTACTATTCGGAGAGATGTTACAGGAGCTGA
- a CDS encoding MgtC/SapB family protein: MLQELNFLLESYPFPIWEGLLRILLAMFLGSIIGLERERRKQPAGFRTHAVLALGSSLLSIVSIYIPTVYGTGVNVDPSRIASQVVSGIGFLGAGAILRMGVSVKGLTTAASLWTTAGIGLAVGAGMYSLSVFSTLVLLIVLSLMSKFEKEFLSKKSKTVKVVAQELSGVFEELSKVLEEGNVFKIERREGLVEVYYEVPYEPEELSLKLKELSKAGGILSVEVI, translated from the coding sequence ATGTTACAGGAGCTGAACTTTCTTCTTGAAAGCTATCCCTTCCCTATATGGGAGGGGCTTTTGAGGATACTGCTTGCCATGTTCCTGGGGTCTATAATAGGTCTTGAAAGGGAAAGGAGGAAGCAGCCGGCGGGCTTTAGAACCCATGCTGTCCTGGCATTGGGCTCATCTTTGTTGAGTATAGTGTCCATATACATACCCACTGTTTACGGGACGGGGGTAAACGTTGACCCATCAAGGATAGCCTCTCAAGTGGTAAGTGGAATAGGCTTCTTGGGAGCGGGTGCTATCTTACGAATGGGCGTATCTGTTAAGGGATTAACTACCGCTGCAAGCTTGTGGACTACCGCAGGTATAGGTCTGGCTGTGGGGGCAGGTATGTACTCCCTGTCCGTGTTCTCAACTCTCGTCCTTCTGATTGTGCTAAGTCTTATGAGCAAGTTTGAGAAGGAGTTCCTTTCAAAGAAGAGCAAGACGGTTAAGGTTGTTGCGCAGGAGCTTTCAGGTGTTTTTGAGGAGCTGAGTAAGGTCCTTGAGGAGGGAAATGTCTTCAAGATAGAGAGGAGAGAGGGGTTGGTGGAAGTTTATTATGAAGTTCCCTATGAGCCTGAAGAGCTTAGTCTGAAACTCAAAGAACTATCAAAAGCTGGGGGAATCCTGTCTGTTGAGGTCATATAA
- the pth gene encoding aminoacyl-tRNA hydrolase — protein MIKLVVGLGNPGKEYENTRHNVGFMVIDELASRLKLKNYTEEGLSHLYRARIGGREVLLAKPQTYMNNSGLAVINLLEDYNIRPAEMLVIYDDLDLPLGMTRLRLEGSSGGHKGVESIIKNIKTEKFPRLKIGIGRPKTKGDVVKYVLSPFSKEEQELARAVIKKAAECVLRSVELSPEDAMEFCNRRDLLI, from the coding sequence ATGATAAAACTTGTAGTTGGTCTGGGTAACCCCGGAAAGGAGTACGAAAACACCCGACATAACGTCGGGTTCATGGTCATAGACGAGCTTGCCAGCAGACTAAAATTGAAAAACTACACCGAAGAGGGGCTGTCTCACCTTTACAGGGCAAGGATAGGTGGAAGGGAAGTTCTTCTGGCTAAACCCCAAACTTACATGAACAACTCTGGATTAGCCGTTATCAACCTTCTTGAGGATTACAACATAAGACCGGCAGAGATGCTGGTTATATATGATGACCTTGACCTTCCCCTGGGCATGACTAGGCTTCGCCTTGAAGGGAGTTCCGGAGGACACAAGGGGGTTGAGTCCATAATAAAGAATATAAAGACGGAGAAGTTCCCCCGCTTGAAGATAGGTATAGGAAGACCAAAAACCAAGGGAGATGTGGTCAAGTATGTACTCTCTCCTTTCTCAAAAGAGGAGCAGGAGTTGGCTCGTGCCGTGATAAAGAAGGCAGCTGAGTGTGTACTTAGGAGTGTAGAACTCTCACCAGAAGACGCCATGGAGTTCTGTAACAGAAGAGACCTCCTTATATGA
- a CDS encoding 50S ribosomal protein L25/general stress protein Ctc — translation MRRVKVKLTERVPGKKSETKRMIKEGFIPVEIYGKDVENVHAWIGVKDFLSLPHGEAFLMEAEINGDKRVCILKEVQFGWLGDNPIHVDLYDIANVKEIEVEVPIEFVGTPAGVEFGGIFEALMHSLTVKARPANLPDKISIDVSGLGIGDVIHVRDIQPPEGCEILDNPEETVAVVAEPEIEQVVTEETEEETEEQASE, via the coding sequence ATGAGAAGGGTTAAGGTAAAACTTACGGAAAGGGTGCCTGGTAAGAAGAGTGAAACAAAGAGAATGATAAAAGAGGGTTTCATACCGGTAGAGATTTACGGGAAGGACGTGGAGAACGTCCACGCCTGGATAGGGGTAAAAGACTTCCTTTCCCTACCCCACGGTGAGGCTTTTCTGATGGAAGCTGAAATAAACGGAGATAAAAGGGTTTGCATTCTCAAAGAGGTCCAATTCGGGTGGCTCGGGGACAACCCTATTCACGTTGACCTTTACGATATCGCGAACGTTAAAGAGATAGAAGTTGAAGTTCCCATTGAGTTCGTGGGAACCCCTGCGGGCGTTGAGTTTGGAGGCATCTTTGAAGCCCTGATGCACTCTCTCACTGTAAAGGCAAGACCTGCAAACCTACCAGATAAGATATCCATAGACGTTAGCGGTTTGGGAATAGGTGATGTCATTCACGTAAGGGACATTCAGCCTCCGGAAGGGTGTGAAATCCTTGACAACCCTGAAGAGACCGTTGCGGTCGTGGCTGAGCCCGAAATTGAACAGGTGGTAACGGAAGAGACGGAAGAGGAAACGGAAGAACAAGCCTCTGAATGA